A DNA window from Nitratidesulfovibrio sp. SRB-5 contains the following coding sequences:
- a CDS encoding sensor histidine kinase → MPRRFELPGGLPFGFARFLSWVSLVLILATSIVMSVIITDSARNTMFRKQQEFASLLAENLNHQIYRRFTLPTLVGFGRIALRQPVQYERLDQLVQSVVHGLQVSRVRIYDHGKIVSYSTDRADLGRTDLAGPEVTVALRDEDPSYTVDANISFWQALFTPRLEPGSFILRTTYPLRVENRLGRIDDDDDGPIMGVLEMTQDITNDTRSIIAFQWLIIGTASLSSLVLFGMLLVFIRRAERVMAERMQEKQRLERELHQHEKLAGMGRVVASIAHEIRNPLGIIRSSAELLLKRPSSSDPVTARILQAIYDEAKRLSQTVNDFLDYARPRQPRQDPVEADGVLDRVLGFLEGELARREVAVARETEPGITISGDGDLLYRAFYNIMVNALQAMDGPGSITVTSRRDGDAVELAFRDSGPGFDPANRERLLDPFFTTKDDGTGLGLPIVNSIITSHGGSLRIDNAPEGGAVVYVRLPLRAE, encoded by the coding sequence GTGCCGCGCCGTTTCGAACTGCCGGGGGGCCTGCCCTTCGGCTTCGCCCGCTTCCTGTCGTGGGTATCGCTGGTGCTCATCCTGGCCACCAGCATCGTGATGTCCGTGATCATCACCGATTCGGCGCGCAACACCATGTTCCGCAAGCAGCAGGAATTCGCCTCGCTGCTGGCCGAAAACCTGAACCACCAGATCTACCGGCGCTTCACCCTGCCCACGCTGGTGGGCTTCGGGCGCATCGCCCTGCGCCAGCCGGTGCAGTACGAACGGCTGGACCAGCTGGTGCAGTCGGTGGTGCACGGGTTGCAGGTTTCGCGGGTGCGCATCTACGACCACGGCAAGATCGTGTCCTATTCCACCGACCGGGCAGACCTTGGCCGCACCGACCTGGCCGGGCCGGAGGTCACCGTGGCGCTGCGCGACGAAGACCCCAGCTACACCGTGGACGCGAACATCTCGTTCTGGCAGGCCCTGTTCACCCCCCGGCTGGAGCCGGGCAGCTTCATCCTGCGCACCACCTACCCCCTGCGCGTGGAAAACCGCCTGGGCCGCATCGACGATGACGACGACGGCCCCATCATGGGCGTACTGGAGATGACCCAGGACATCACCAACGACACCCGGTCCATCATCGCCTTCCAGTGGCTGATCATCGGCACAGCCAGCCTTTCGTCGCTGGTATTGTTCGGCATGCTGCTGGTGTTCATCCGCCGCGCCGAACGGGTAATGGCCGAACGCATGCAGGAAAAGCAGCGCCTTGAGCGCGAACTGCACCAGCACGAAAAGCTGGCGGGCATGGGCCGCGTGGTGGCCAGCATCGCCCACGAAATCCGCAATCCGCTCGGCATCATCCGCTCCAGCGCGGAACTGCTGCTGAAGCGCCCCAGCAGTTCCGACCCGGTCACCGCGCGCATCCTGCAAGCCATCTACGACGAGGCCAAGCGGCTCAGCCAGACGGTCAACGACTTTCTGGACTACGCCCGCCCCCGCCAGCCCCGGCAGGATCCTGTGGAAGCCGACGGGGTGCTGGACCGCGTGCTGGGATTTCTGGAGGGCGAGCTGGCCCGTCGCGAGGTCGCCGTGGCCCGCGAGACGGAGCCCGGCATCACCATTTCCGGCGACGGGGATCTTTTGTACCGCGCCTTCTACAACATCATGGTCAACGCGTTGCAGGCCATGGACGGCCCCGGCTCCATCACCGTCACCAGCCGCCGCGACGGTGATGCCGTGGAACTGGCCTTCCGCGACAGCGGCCCCGGCTTCGACCCCGCCAACCGCGAACGACTGCTGGACCCGTTCTTCACCACCAAGGATGACGGCACCGGCCTTGGCCTGCCCATCGTGAATTCCATCATCACCAGCCACGGCGGCAGCCTGCGCATCGACAACGCGCCGGAAGGCGGCGCCGTGGTGTACGTGCGCCTGCCCCTGCGCGCCGAATAG
- a CDS encoding sigma-54-dependent transcriptional regulator — translation MNEKTHLLVLDDEKNYLLVLEALLTDAGYTVTALNDPETGLAFLEESEVDVIVTDMKMPKITGREVLEQVKKNWPHIPVLIMTAFGSIESAVEVMKYGAFDYITKPFSNDELLLSVHNAAELSRMHRQYRVLRENLEERYGMHQIIGKSRAIRETLGMVDRAAPSRSTVLISGESGTGKELVARAIHFSSPRNKGPFVSVNCMALNPGVLESELFGHEKGSFTGAVAMRRGRFEQAGGGTLFLDEIGELTPELQVKLLRVLQERRFERVGGTEEVEVDIRIVAATNKNLQEEVEKGNFREDLFYRLNVVHIALPPLRERREDIPLLVAHFVDKLARENGVTPKTFTPEALDYMTGYEWPGNIRQLQNVVERCLVLVSGDTIRVDDLPPELRDEEAQLKSAVDLLPVQLDLADTLERIEAALIRRALVRADFVQVKAAELLAISKSLLQYKLKKYNITGH, via the coding sequence ATGAACGAAAAGACGCATCTGCTCGTGCTCGACGACGAGAAGAACTACCTGCTCGTGCTCGAGGCCCTGCTGACCGACGCGGGCTACACCGTCACCGCGCTCAACGACCCGGAGACCGGCCTGGCATTTCTGGAGGAGTCGGAAGTCGACGTCATCGTCACCGACATGAAGATGCCCAAGATCACCGGGCGCGAGGTGCTGGAACAGGTCAAGAAGAACTGGCCGCACATCCCCGTGCTGATCATGACCGCCTTCGGCTCCATCGAAAGCGCGGTCGAGGTAATGAAGTACGGCGCCTTCGACTACATCACCAAGCCCTTCTCCAACGACGAACTGCTGCTGTCCGTGCACAACGCGGCGGAACTTTCGCGCATGCACCGCCAATACCGCGTGCTGCGCGAAAATCTGGAAGAACGCTACGGCATGCACCAGATCATCGGCAAAAGCAGGGCCATCCGCGAAACCCTGGGCATGGTCGACCGCGCCGCGCCCAGCCGCTCCACGGTGCTCATCTCCGGCGAATCGGGCACCGGCAAGGAACTGGTGGCGCGCGCCATCCACTTTTCCTCGCCCCGCAACAAGGGGCCGTTCGTCTCCGTCAACTGCATGGCCCTCAACCCCGGCGTGCTGGAAAGCGAACTGTTCGGCCACGAAAAAGGATCCTTCACCGGGGCCGTGGCCATGCGCCGGGGCCGCTTCGAACAGGCGGGCGGCGGCACCCTGTTTCTGGACGAAATCGGCGAACTGACCCCGGAATTGCAGGTAAAGCTGCTGCGCGTGTTGCAGGAACGCCGCTTCGAACGCGTGGGCGGCACCGAAGAGGTCGAGGTGGACATCCGCATCGTGGCCGCCACCAACAAGAACCTTCAGGAAGAAGTGGAAAAGGGCAACTTCCGTGAAGACCTGTTCTACCGCCTGAACGTGGTGCACATCGCCCTGCCGCCCCTGCGCGAACGCCGCGAGGACATCCCCCTGCTGGTGGCCCACTTCGTGGACAAGCTGGCCCGCGAGAACGGCGTCACCCCCAAGACATTCACCCCCGAAGCCCTGGACTACATGACCGGCTACGAATGGCCCGGCAACATCCGTCAGCTTCAGAACGTGGTGGAACGCTGCCTCGTGCTCGTCTCCGGCGATACCATCCGCGTGGACGACCTGCCCCCCGAACTGCGCGACGAGGAAGCCCAGCTGAAAAGCGCCGTGGACCTCTTGCCCGTGCAACTGGACCTGGCCGATACCCTGGAACGCATCGAGGCCGCCCTTATCCGCCGCGCCCTGGTCCGCGCAGACTTCGTGCAGGTGAAGGCCGCAGAACTGCTCGCCATTTCCAAGAGCCTGCTGCAGTACAAGCTGAAAAAATACAATATCACCGGGCATTAA